A genome region from Bacteroidota bacterium includes the following:
- a CDS encoding IgGFc-binding protein has translation MVQAQGVSNEGRDFYLGLLSPSFNKQSVNYFGKNLQGLYKAYAVVSTYSDNQITLNYFDDNGYEVNFSSYSVAGGHSIRIPLDIERMQMAEPGEVAEMKACHIRAVKPVTVQFYSAGSNSGESYLALPTATLGKVYVVQSYFDNEGGIGGVLSNENASGCFMVIATFDATTVTIIPSSTTIKKHQGVNCGAGNTGIEEPFTVRLNHGQAYLVKGKADGSGCDMSNSQVIADKPVVVIAGHENAFTIGSDPALVGSSGLEARNYMVEQMLPVNIWDTMGYVSIPFLDSPGASAGKGDEFAFYSGVIPSLNLPGPSGTKINVTPSHYLDDVAPYAVPPPDIIGDTMPIEAHATNGVKMAMVQYDQRMQGSAPPFPAPTQMTIVPMSRWKRTYILNVPNDSVDQGHSHFINVICNTSDYTSGYITVSKDGAPAVALNAFGTVRATWPKIPNFDSLSGYSIAVDPGTLLIRGATASPYMVYNYGDPTYDFDSMSFKIKPAVFATTYSNPAGFMLAGNGQSIGSSVDTLCAKWHLCAQIPTGEKRAIQSFQIVDDAKGDFLPQPGRSFNVRLYSLIFPDQIGEIAFGARNRSECADIVVENPFDTAEATVQVNDDQGNTEIVHLHWSPMPVMVSTIPRTVLQHDTVRFPVVSLHGDTCVTINYSVHDADTSVRIEALSLTHGDAGFRIASTTPALPVSLSNGDSLAVTVCYSSVDTVHRADSLVVRLSCANQYIGVFARGGVGRFSAGDLSIDSVPLSAIGCGEVELRNLGDFPISITDTSIVGDGAITWDPANTVRLPFTIPPGGSVPVRFCFHPVVAKSDTVIVYWTVADADGVRYAIKSTSSLRGSTLNPALVSSQGESLHRMYATQTNGLLRVKMTEDVGAVSSAMLYDVLGRCVGVWARDEISIAGNELRVHLPPLAAGSYILRVDAGNNPATLTIIIF, from the coding sequence GTGGTACAAGCACAAGGTGTTTCGAATGAGGGGAGGGATTTTTATCTCGGGTTACTTAGTCCTTCATTTAATAAACAATCGGTCAACTACTTCGGTAAAAACTTGCAAGGGTTATATAAGGCGTATGCTGTTGTATCCACTTATTCCGACAATCAGATCACTCTGAACTACTTCGACGATAATGGCTACGAGGTGAATTTTTCAAGCTATTCAGTCGCAGGCGGACATAGTATCCGTATCCCGCTCGACATAGAGCGTATGCAGATGGCAGAACCTGGGGAGGTAGCGGAAATGAAAGCGTGCCACATTCGCGCTGTAAAGCCTGTGACCGTCCAGTTCTATTCGGCAGGTTCGAATTCCGGAGAGAGTTATCTCGCATTGCCGACCGCTACGTTAGGTAAGGTATACGTGGTTCAGAGCTACTTCGACAACGAGGGTGGCATCGGTGGTGTACTGAGCAATGAAAACGCCTCGGGCTGCTTCATGGTAATCGCAACATTCGATGCCACGACGGTTACGATTATTCCGAGCTCGACCACGATAAAGAAACATCAAGGGGTCAACTGTGGAGCAGGAAATACTGGCATCGAGGAGCCGTTCACCGTCCGGTTGAACCACGGTCAGGCGTATCTGGTGAAGGGGAAGGCCGATGGGTCGGGATGCGACATGTCGAATTCGCAGGTTATTGCAGATAAACCAGTCGTAGTAATTGCCGGTCATGAGAATGCGTTCACAATCGGAAGTGACCCGGCACTCGTCGGGTCGTCAGGACTTGAAGCTCGTAACTACATGGTTGAGCAGATGCTGCCTGTGAATATTTGGGATACGATGGGATACGTGTCCATCCCGTTCCTAGATTCACCGGGCGCGTCAGCAGGGAAGGGAGACGAGTTCGCATTTTACTCCGGCGTCATTCCCAGTTTAAATTTGCCGGGCCCGTCGGGCACGAAGATCAATGTTACGCCAAGCCATTATCTCGATGACGTAGCGCCGTATGCTGTGCCACCACCGGACATCATCGGTGATACCATGCCGATTGAAGCGCACGCAACGAATGGTGTGAAGATGGCGATGGTGCAATACGATCAACGAATGCAAGGCAGCGCACCGCCATTCCCGGCGCCAACACAGATGACGATCGTCCCGATGTCACGCTGGAAGCGAACCTACATCCTCAACGTCCCAAACGATTCCGTCGATCAGGGACACTCGCACTTTATCAATGTAATCTGCAACACATCGGATTATACATCAGGATACATCACGGTCTCGAAAGATGGTGCGCCGGCCGTAGCACTCAATGCATTTGGCACTGTGCGAGCGACGTGGCCGAAGATACCGAACTTCGATTCGCTCTCAGGATACTCGATCGCTGTAGATCCCGGCACGCTTCTCATCCGAGGTGCCACAGCATCGCCATACATGGTCTATAACTATGGCGACCCGACATACGACTTCGACAGCATGTCATTCAAGATCAAGCCGGCCGTTTTCGCAACGACCTATTCGAATCCTGCTGGATTCATGCTTGCCGGGAATGGACAGTCGATCGGCAGTAGCGTCGACACACTTTGTGCGAAGTGGCATCTGTGCGCACAGATTCCAACCGGAGAAAAGCGGGCAATTCAGAGTTTCCAAATCGTCGATGATGCGAAAGGAGATTTCCTTCCTCAACCCGGCCGGTCGTTCAACGTGCGGCTATATTCGTTGATTTTTCCAGATCAGATTGGGGAGATTGCGTTCGGTGCACGCAATCGCTCCGAGTGTGCCGATATAGTGGTGGAGAACCCATTCGACACAGCCGAGGCGACGGTTCAGGTCAATGACGATCAAGGCAATACGGAGATTGTGCATCTTCATTGGTCGCCCATGCCGGTCATGGTTTCGACAATCCCTCGGACGGTTCTTCAACATGATACGGTGCGATTCCCTGTCGTCTCTCTTCACGGAGATACTTGTGTAACGATTAATTACTCGGTACATGACGCCGACACATCGGTGCGCATCGAGGCATTATCTCTTACGCATGGCGACGCTGGTTTTCGAATTGCTTCCACCACGCCCGCACTTCCGGTCTCACTCTCGAATGGTGATTCGTTGGCTGTGACCGTGTGTTACTCGTCGGTCGATACAGTACATCGCGCAGATTCGCTCGTTGTTAGATTGTCATGCGCAAACCAATATATAGGGGTTTTCGCGCGCGGTGGAGTTGGGCGTTTCTCGGCAGGAGATCTGAGCATCGACAGTGTGCCGCTTTCGGCGATCGGTTGCGGCGAAGTCGAATTACGTAATCTTGGAGATTTCCCTATAAGCATCACTGATACAAGCATTGTCGGTGACGGAGCGATCACCTGGGATCCTGCGAACACCGTCCGTCTTCCGTTTACGATTCCACCTGGTGGCAGCGTTCCAGTCCGGTTTTGCTTCCATCCGGTCGTTGCCAAGAGCGATACTGTTATCGTGTACTGGACCGTTGCCGATGCAGATGGAGTAAGGTATGCGATCAAGTCCACTTCTTCGTTGCGTGGTTCAACACTTAATCCGGCATTGGTCTCATCTCAAGGTGAGTCCTTGCACCGGATGTATGCAACACAAACGAACGGTCTGTTAAGGGTGAAGATGACAGAAGATGTCGGTGCGGTGTCGTCAGCAATGCTCTACGATGTCCTCGGACGCTGTGTCGGTGTATGGGCTCGCGATGAAATCAGTATCGCAGGCAACGAGCTACGGGTGCATTTGCCGCCGCTTGCGGCTGGCTCGTATATCCTCCGAGTGGATGCAGGTAACAATCCAGCTACATTGACGATCATCATCTTCTAA
- a CDS encoding IgGFc-binding protein has product MKIRNICAAALALVAARIGTVDAQGLNSDGRDFYVGFLSPSVLNQHIDTNFTRYFGAYALVSSYADNEVSVSYFDNSGNETAAKTYTVGKLRAVQIPLDTRQMRMSDPGEIPEYRACHISARGPVNVTYFSVGPCSGGSYLASSTAALGTKYVVQSYHDNIGGVGGLVSRENSAGYFMVIGAFDGTTVTITPSATTAGGHTGVNCGAGATGVPVPFTIGLNRGQCYMVKSAASGTGCNISGSTVVSDKPVAVLAGHENALTDGSDPQLGGGRALEARDYMVEQMLPVEFWDTSGYFSVPFIDSQEPANAGQGDEYEPFTGIIPGLGGPGPSASNISMNTGTKTYTNVAPYKTPPQLLNWASPVDFTSTNGTKIAVVQYDQRMQGAGAPYPAPSQLTVIPRSTWRSSYAFFIPNNQFEILQGYYLNLICSRSSYDNRKILVSVNGAKPAPLPNGLATKKKYAVIPDTPELVGYSLSLGPGSYYLTDTSGQPFQLVNYGFRAFDPDRDLGDFDGDDFFFSYASPAGFVAKGDSASAGKLVVTVDTLCDHWHICAIDRRIYMPGIKAFQLADDPNGYLTQMPIARHNLRFDPTDAGVIAHYPYELIRSGFDTQLCADMYPEFPGDTAYGSVFIVDNAGHSYRVDLRSMPKHLTITASPNYLSGRDTLFFPSTLAGGDTCATLFVINNGNKDDSSIIVTAATLDNTSRFAVAGLAPTLPIMLAPGDSLRITICYTPSATDTANGMLHIQTLCGETDVTLRGTSGYPVITATDLNFGTLGIGKTSCKPLTVTNIGAIPFTLVKGILSDTVHYSIDPQSLSRLPMVLTPGRIDTITVCYRPNGASADSARIDWVTDQKNQSTYGLKTFSMLTGFGQNQDVQWTSDSLTIAADTTINPVEGIGIATLWNARSTTAFIRDIHLSGPDAAEFQIAENQRGIDPPRNFNLTSGEMMWQKVRYSPDLSRAWANVARHALLVVSFNNEAGTRVDSDVVALTGTFKEQSSSVSVGDELHTPPTVRVVGKYLVVSIAPKADDPATFELFDLLGRKIAMWPQYFQPTTEGNVVLPLPQLTGGLYALRISCRAEQHVSKIILAP; this is encoded by the coding sequence ATGAAGATTCGAAATATCTGTGCTGCAGCGCTTGCGCTTGTCGCCGCCCGGATCGGTACAGTCGACGCCCAGGGCCTCAACTCCGACGGTCGTGATTTCTATGTGGGATTTCTTTCTCCGTCGGTGTTGAACCAGCATATCGACACGAACTTTACGCGCTACTTCGGTGCGTACGCTCTCGTGTCGAGCTATGCCGACAACGAGGTGTCGGTTTCGTATTTCGATAACAGCGGCAACGAGACTGCGGCGAAGACCTATACAGTAGGTAAGTTGCGGGCCGTTCAGATCCCGCTCGATACCAGGCAGATGCGCATGAGCGACCCCGGAGAAATACCGGAGTACCGTGCTTGCCATATCAGCGCGCGAGGGCCGGTGAACGTTACGTATTTCAGTGTCGGGCCGTGTTCCGGCGGGAGTTATCTCGCAAGTTCGACGGCTGCACTCGGCACGAAGTACGTCGTACAGAGCTACCACGATAATATCGGCGGGGTCGGAGGGCTTGTATCTCGTGAAAACTCCGCGGGCTACTTCATGGTCATTGGTGCATTTGACGGGACGACGGTCACCATCACGCCGAGCGCAACGACAGCCGGTGGACATACGGGCGTGAACTGTGGTGCCGGTGCGACGGGAGTGCCAGTGCCGTTCACGATCGGCCTCAACCGCGGACAGTGTTACATGGTCAAAAGTGCCGCAAGTGGTACGGGATGCAATATCTCGGGCTCGACCGTCGTATCCGACAAGCCGGTTGCCGTTCTCGCCGGACATGAGAATGCACTGACCGATGGGAGCGATCCGCAACTGGGTGGCGGACGTGCACTCGAAGCCCGAGACTATATGGTCGAACAGATGTTGCCGGTTGAATTCTGGGATACGTCGGGATATTTTTCCGTGCCATTCATCGATTCGCAGGAGCCAGCCAACGCAGGGCAAGGGGATGAGTACGAACCCTTCACCGGAATAATCCCTGGGCTTGGCGGCCCTGGTCCGAGTGCCTCGAATATATCTATGAATACGGGTACCAAGACGTACACAAACGTAGCCCCCTACAAGACGCCGCCGCAGTTGTTGAACTGGGCATCGCCGGTCGACTTCACCTCGACGAACGGCACGAAGATCGCGGTTGTGCAATACGACCAGCGAATGCAAGGCGCGGGTGCCCCGTATCCTGCACCAAGCCAGCTAACGGTCATCCCTCGATCTACGTGGAGATCAAGCTACGCATTCTTCATCCCGAATAATCAGTTCGAGATCCTGCAGGGGTATTATTTAAACCTTATCTGTTCTCGCTCAAGCTATGACAATCGGAAGATACTCGTGAGTGTGAACGGCGCGAAGCCCGCACCGCTTCCCAATGGGCTGGCGACAAAAAAGAAGTATGCTGTTATCCCTGACACACCGGAGCTTGTTGGGTATTCTCTTTCGCTCGGACCCGGGAGTTATTATCTGACCGATACATCGGGACAGCCGTTTCAACTGGTCAACTACGGCTTCCGAGCATTCGACCCCGACCGTGATCTTGGCGACTTCGACGGTGACGATTTCTTCTTCTCGTACGCATCTCCGGCCGGCTTCGTCGCGAAGGGTGACTCTGCGTCGGCAGGGAAGCTTGTGGTCACGGTCGATACACTCTGTGATCATTGGCATATCTGTGCAATAGACCGCAGAATCTACATGCCCGGTATCAAAGCATTTCAATTGGCCGACGATCCGAACGGCTACCTGACTCAGATGCCGATCGCGCGGCACAATCTTCGCTTCGATCCGACGGATGCCGGGGTGATCGCTCACTACCCGTACGAGCTGATTCGTAGTGGTTTCGATACGCAACTCTGCGCGGACATGTATCCGGAGTTTCCGGGCGATACGGCTTACGGTTCGGTGTTCATCGTCGATAACGCCGGACATTCATACCGTGTCGATTTGCGCAGTATGCCGAAGCACCTAACAATCACTGCGTCGCCGAATTATCTTAGTGGCCGCGATACGCTCTTCTTCCCGAGCACGCTTGCTGGTGGCGATACGTGTGCAACATTGTTCGTGATCAATAACGGGAACAAAGACGATTCGTCGATTATAGTAACAGCGGCCACACTCGACAATACGTCTCGGTTCGCTGTCGCAGGTCTTGCACCGACGCTGCCCATAATGCTTGCGCCTGGCGATTCGCTCAGGATTACAATCTGCTATACACCATCGGCTACCGACACTGCCAATGGGATGCTACACATTCAGACCCTGTGCGGCGAGACCGACGTGACGCTTCGCGGTACATCCGGCTATCCGGTGATTACCGCAACCGATCTGAACTTCGGAACGCTCGGTATCGGGAAGACGTCGTGCAAGCCGCTTACCGTGACGAATATCGGTGCAATACCATTTACACTCGTGAAGGGTATACTCAGCGATACCGTCCATTACTCCATCGATCCGCAAAGCCTCAGCCGATTGCCGATGGTACTGACGCCCGGTCGGATCGACACGATTACTGTCTGCTACCGTCCGAACGGTGCATCGGCCGATTCGGCTCGGATCGATTGGGTCACCGATCAGAAGAATCAGAGTACGTACGGACTGAAAACCTTCTCGATGCTTACTGGCTTCGGACAGAATCAGGATGTTCAATGGACGAGCGACTCGCTCACGATCGCTGCCGATACGACGATTAATCCCGTCGAAGGAATTGGGATCGCAACCCTCTGGAATGCACGCTCAACTACGGCGTTCATTCGCGATATTCACCTGAGTGGACCGGACGCAGCGGAATTCCAAATTGCGGAAAATCAACGCGGGATCGATCCTCCGCGAAACTTCAACCTGACTTCGGGCGAGATGATGTGGCAGAAAGTACGGTATTCGCCGGATCTGTCGCGGGCATGGGCAAACGTCGCTCGCCATGCGTTGCTCGTCGTCTCGTTCAACAACGAAGCCGGGACTCGGGTCGACTCGGATGTCGTAGCGCTTACCGGGACGTTCAAGGAGCAATCGTCGTCGGTGTCAGTTGGCGACGAACTGCATACGCCGCCCACCGTTCGGGTGGTAGGGAAATATCTCGTTGTGAGTATCGCACCCAAGGCGGACGACCCTGCTACATTCGAGCTGTTCGATCTTCTCGGCAGGAAGATCGCGATGTGGCCGCAGTACTTCCAACCCACAACCGAAGGCAACGTAGTGCTCCCGTTGCCTCAGCTCACGGGAGGGTTATATGCACTACGCATCTCGTGTCGTGCGGAGCAACATGTGTCCAAGATCATTCTTGCACCATAG
- a CDS encoding IgGFc-binding protein, translated as MKCILCALIVCVVSVSIGHTQGLTSEGRDFYLGYVEPSFVRQTFANTTNAYYGVYALVSSYDDAQVTVSYFDQNGSEHVSGTYQIAKRRSVQIPLDLSKMRMSLPGEVAEYKACHLSANRPIAVTYFSTGACAGGSYLAATTAALGKTYVIQSYRDNSDGIGGVMTHEPSAGYFMVVGAFDGTHVQIIPSSTTAGGHAGVNCGNGASGTPRPFTVSLSRCQCYLVRGALDGSDCDLSNSVVIADKPVAVLAGHENVFTDGSDPNPGGKHLLDARDFMIEEMLPVEYWDTMGYISIPFIDSQAPFNAGEGDEYRFFTGVIKELGSGGPGGSNVTINNHIRDYNGIGEYQIPPPQVINWMSPIDCYSTNGTKIGVAMYDQRMHGGGAPYPAPSQLTIIPKSRWKSSYLFYVPNNPFEVLQGYYVNLICNRSDFSNRKLLLSINGGKLTPLPAGLATKKIYSVIPEFPELVGYTFAIGPGSYYITADTGAVQPFMAYAYGNRAVDSDNNLGDMDSDDFFFSYASPSGFSMHGDSNERLSVTVDSLCARWHLCIHDSRSKNPGIKAIEIVDDINGNRIKPGYQYHNVRFDASVDPNGTREIALTGNDSVYCLDVWISNPFDSAYAPIYIVDNEGNGRLIELHYKKPNITIGVVPNYPNQRDSIVFPPTRSGESSCATMSYVNSGKPGEPNIEVDNVTLLHSDGNYSITSIKPALPVMLAPGDTLAVTVCYHPQNISTRTDSFPLYVDSLVVSTPCLRAPITLVGPLALPLIHATDKDFGRVVIGSSKCDSVTVRNIGNVPFTLTDTVILQSVFHNNNDFTWDASSRLNKNRLPVVLQPGQFVRVSFCFTPSVKGYDSTAVDWKTDVQGGLKDSVKAWSGLRGTGIAPGLLWDPDSSIRMEDSSITPISDRVRVLLIQTGTSKVHLRQTLLEGQDAAEFQLGANKLNYYPLADLDIQVGDTIWVDVDWQADLTIPYPNKFRDRIALLVATFDQSGGGVDSTVIVLVRKFVSTGQGVPTHVAEQSAAQVQAFVVDGRLVVRIPTDFHDARLELFDLLGRRIWRAEAEDLPVSASGYSVCSVPTLPSGMYSLRAVGIDGKTAVGKILIEK; from the coding sequence ATGAAGTGTATACTGTGCGCGCTAATCGTCTGTGTCGTGTCGGTTTCGATCGGCCACACTCAGGGGCTCACGTCTGAAGGGAGAGACTTCTATCTGGGGTATGTCGAGCCGTCGTTCGTTCGACAGACGTTCGCGAATACTACGAATGCCTACTACGGCGTGTACGCGCTCGTGAGTAGCTACGATGATGCCCAAGTCACGGTTTCGTATTTCGATCAGAACGGAAGCGAGCATGTGAGCGGGACGTATCAGATCGCAAAACGACGCTCGGTGCAGATCCCGCTTGATCTGAGCAAGATGCGCATGAGCCTGCCGGGTGAGGTGGCGGAGTATAAAGCGTGCCATCTTTCGGCGAACCGACCGATAGCCGTGACGTATTTCAGCACCGGCGCGTGTGCCGGAGGCAGTTACCTGGCGGCAACGACTGCCGCGTTGGGGAAAACGTATGTCATACAAAGCTATCGTGACAACTCAGACGGGATCGGTGGCGTCATGACCCACGAACCGTCAGCCGGATACTTTATGGTCGTCGGCGCATTCGATGGGACTCATGTGCAGATCATTCCAAGCAGCACAACCGCCGGCGGCCATGCAGGTGTAAACTGTGGCAACGGAGCCAGCGGTACGCCGCGACCGTTCACGGTATCACTTTCGCGCTGTCAATGCTACCTTGTCCGAGGTGCTCTCGATGGGTCGGATTGCGATCTGTCGAACTCGGTTGTCATCGCGGATAAGCCGGTCGCCGTGCTTGCCGGGCACGAAAATGTATTCACCGATGGCTCCGACCCGAATCCGGGCGGAAAGCACCTGCTCGACGCTCGCGATTTTATGATCGAGGAGATGCTGCCGGTCGAGTACTGGGATACGATGGGCTATATCTCGATTCCCTTCATCGATTCACAAGCTCCGTTCAATGCCGGTGAAGGTGACGAGTATCGGTTCTTTACGGGTGTAATAAAAGAGTTGGGTAGTGGCGGACCTGGTGGTTCGAATGTCACCATAAACAATCATATCCGCGACTACAATGGTATAGGTGAATACCAGATCCCTCCGCCGCAGGTGATCAACTGGATGTCGCCAATCGATTGCTATTCGACAAACGGTACAAAGATAGGCGTGGCGATGTACGATCAGCGGATGCATGGTGGAGGCGCACCGTATCCGGCACCGAGCCAGTTGACGATCATTCCGAAATCGCGGTGGAAATCGTCGTACTTGTTCTATGTGCCGAACAACCCGTTCGAGGTGTTGCAAGGATATTATGTGAACCTGATCTGCAACAGGTCGGACTTTAGCAATCGAAAGCTGTTGTTGAGCATTAACGGGGGCAAACTTACGCCCTTGCCGGCTGGGTTAGCCACAAAGAAGATATATTCGGTGATACCTGAATTCCCGGAGTTAGTCGGTTATACGTTCGCTATCGGACCAGGATCGTACTACATTACTGCCGATACCGGAGCTGTCCAACCCTTTATGGCCTATGCCTACGGTAACCGGGCAGTGGATAGCGATAACAACCTCGGGGATATGGACAGCGACGATTTCTTTTTTAGTTATGCCAGTCCGTCCGGTTTCTCAATGCACGGCGATTCGAACGAACGGCTGAGTGTCACGGTCGATTCGCTCTGTGCGAGATGGCATCTCTGTATTCATGACAGTCGCAGCAAGAATCCGGGCATCAAGGCGATCGAGATCGTGGATGATATCAACGGGAATCGGATCAAGCCCGGCTATCAATATCACAATGTGCGGTTCGACGCATCGGTTGATCCGAACGGCACCCGCGAGATCGCACTGACGGGCAACGATTCCGTGTACTGCCTCGATGTATGGATATCGAACCCTTTCGATTCGGCGTACGCACCAATCTACATCGTCGATAACGAGGGCAACGGGCGGCTGATCGAATTACATTACAAGAAGCCGAACATCACTATTGGGGTTGTACCGAATTATCCGAATCAGCGCGACAGTATCGTCTTCCCACCGACTCGCTCCGGGGAGAGTTCGTGCGCAACAATGTCGTATGTCAACTCAGGGAAGCCGGGCGAACCCAACATCGAAGTGGATAATGTAACCCTGTTACATAGTGACGGTAATTATTCGATCACGAGTATAAAACCTGCACTCCCTGTCATGCTCGCGCCGGGAGATACACTTGCAGTTACCGTGTGCTACCATCCACAGAATATTTCAACTCGCACCGATTCATTTCCTTTATATGTTGACTCGTTGGTGGTATCCACACCGTGTCTGCGTGCCCCTATTACGTTGGTAGGTCCGCTGGCTCTGCCGCTGATCCATGCGACAGACAAAGATTTCGGGAGGGTGGTGATCGGCAGCTCCAAGTGTGATTCTGTGACAGTGCGTAATATCGGGAATGTTCCGTTCACACTTACCGATACGGTGATACTACAGAGCGTCTTCCACAATAACAACGACTTCACGTGGGACGCATCGTCGAGATTAAACAAAAACCGGTTGCCGGTCGTCCTGCAGCCTGGACAGTTCGTACGCGTCAGCTTCTGCTTCACTCCGAGCGTGAAAGGATACGACTCCACCGCAGTTGATTGGAAAACCGATGTGCAAGGTGGACTGAAGGATTCAGTAAAGGCGTGGAGTGGCCTCAGAGGCACGGGGATCGCACCCGGATTACTTTGGGATCCTGACAGCAGCATCCGAATGGAAGACTCTTCGATAACACCCATCAGCGACCGAGTTAGAGTTCTATTGATACAGACAGGGACTTCGAAAGTACACTTGCGGCAAACACTGCTTGAGGGGCAGGATGCTGCGGAATTCCAACTTGGCGCAAACAAGCTGAACTACTATCCTCTGGCGGATCTGGATATTCAGGTTGGAGATACCATTTGGGTCGACGTTGATTGGCAAGCTGATCTGACGATTCCGTATCCGAACAAATTTCGAGACCGAATAGCGTTGCTGGTGGCGACGTTCGACCAGTCCGGTGGAGGGGTAGACAGCACGGTGATAGTGCTTGTCCGGAAATTCGTAAGTACAGGTCAAGGGGTTCCGACCCATGTTGCTGAACAATCTGCGGCGCAGGTGCAGGCATTTGTCGTAGATGGGAGGCTCGTAGTTCGCATCCCCACAGATTTCCATGACGCCCGGCTCGAACTGTTCGATCTGCTCGGCAGAAGGATCTGGCGTGCCGAAGCCGAAGATTTGCCGGTGTCTGCCAGCGGCTACTCCGTCTGTTCGGTACCAACGCTGCCATCGGGGATGTATTCGCTTCGCGCAGTTGGTATTGACGGGAAAACGGCTGTTGGAAAAATTCTCATAGAAAAATGA